The window TCCGGGTTGCATGCCTCTTTTGCTAATGTGTCGGGCATGGaatattactcgggaatcatcgttACTTAAACTAAACAggattttcgttgataaccttggatggataaccaaggttatcaaggataacctccAACCAAACGCAACCCTAGGGTTTAGGCTTCCCAAttgggttatagtgttcaagttaaatttttttaaagattttatccctagggttcaggctttccaattgaattataatatttagttaaaaaaaaaattaaaaatgaaaacaaTTTAGAGGTTTATGACTATAATAATGCGTttacagggtatatttgggatgtttacagggtatatttgggatttaTATTCGAGGacatgttaatttttaaaaataaaaaaaataatttaaaaaaactgCGCTGATATCCTGCCGTGCACAGTCACACAATGTGCAACACGCAGGAtatcagttatatatatataaaagttgctTGTATTAGATCAgctatttttcttaaattataaGGAAGACAACGTTGTTGCTTGAGCTCAGTAAAGAAAATGACAAGCTTGAACACTGTGAAACTTGGCTCAGCTCATGTATACCCCTACAACTGACCTTGGAAAAAGTTGGTTAACTGATTAGGCATGTATCGTCATGGAACACTTGTAAACCGTGTCATAATTTGAAGGAATTATTTAATTGCAAAGCATTATTAGGTCTCTTCATTTGTTCTCAAACCATATTGACGAACTGAAATTGGTACAATAACTTTGGAGGATTTGACGAGTTATATACATGTTATTTATCTTCATCAAGAGAGGCATTCACCTGGAAAATGACTGGGCTATCCAACTaatgtgataaaaaaaaaaggcagTCCGATGCACGAAGcttccgccatgcggggtcccggggaaggatccattgtacgcagtcttatcctgctttttgcaagaggttgtttccaggattcgaactcgtgatcttttggtcacatgacaacaactttatcgTTACGCCAACTAATGTGACAAATGAAAGAAATTAGTGACGTTCgcttaaaaatttgaatttgtcATTATTTAAAGGTTTTATGCCAAAAGGCCGAGGTTCATGTAATTCTGTTGCATGATTCATTATCAGGCGATGGGAAAGATTCGAAGAGTCTTACAGTGTGATGCAATTTTTAAATGGAGACAGATGCTGGAATGGTCCAGATAGAAGTTTAAAGGTACCACTCATCATTAAATGGTCACTTTTGTGATCCTTAGCAATGTTGCTTCCCAATTGTTGACTTCCATACAACAAACAGATAAGGCTCAGATGTGGCTTGAAAGATGAACTTATGGATGTTGACGAACCAAGCCGATGCGAGTATGTAACTTCTTACCTCAAACCACTTGCCTCACAGCTGTTTCGTATGTTATTTTTTAATGCTATTTTATCACAAAATATTTGTTCAGTGAGGTatattccatttcttttcttatttcagGTATGCTGCAATTCTCACAACGCCTATCTTGTGTCAAGAAGAGAAGTTGAAGGTACCCAAATTCATTTTTTACTCGggacaaatttaaaactttccttaaatcaatttaaagcTTACAGTACGAATGATGGAAATTGTGATAGGAACTACAACAAAAACTAGAGGATCTGAACAAAAATCAACCCTCGACTCACGACGAGCTATAGTTTTCACTCTCGAGTTAGCTCTGAAGAGCAACACACTTCACAGTAGATTGAGAACCAAGCGTTATTTATTGAGAAAACATCATGAGGCACCTCCCGATTATTTCCAGGCTCGCTTCTTTTGATGTTGTTATTCTTTTTATGCATTCCAGGCAAGCTACGATTAATCTTTTCTTTAAATTTTGGTAAGGCAACCATGGATTAGTGTGTACTTTTGTTATGGGTTTATTTCATATAAGATCTGATCTGAGGTAAACCAGTTACCTATTGTTAGCTGAAAGCTCTATTTGGCCCTTATGAGCATAGCCGAATTGGTACTCGGATGGTAGATTATAACAAGAGAGTAAGAAATCAAAATTTCTTAGGTAACAGTTACTTAGAGAGTAAAATCCCTCTCACTTAAAGAGAAACCTTTCAAATGTCTTAGGGTAGATTGGAAGGACGTCTAGGGTGATTGCATCACCTTTTTCCATAAGTTGAGAGTTCTATTTGGAGTAGATAGACTCGAGACATTTGATTCCTTGAGAAAACACATAATCTAGAGTTTCAAAACACACAAGTTAGACTCGAGACCTGGTTCTATTCTTCAATCTCGTGTGGCTACATATCCTCATCCAATTCTTATGTAATCTAGACTTGGAAGATTTAGTCAtcgtgatttatcttctttatATTGATCCTGGAACGAGCAAACGTTTCACCTTTTTGTTCTTTGTCACTCGTAATTTTTTGTTCTTTGTCACTCTGTAATCTAGACTTGGAAGAATACAATTTAGAgtataaatatgttttttttgtttgtaaCTAACTAATCCTGGAAGTAACCGGTCTAGTTCTACGAAAATTTTCCATCAGCTATCAAAGTAAATCAGGAAGTGTTCATGGAGACTCATCTAGATAGTAAGTATTCTTAGACTCACTTTTTACCGGAGGAAAAAATATCAAGCAGTGTGTGCAGAAAACTTAAACCTTAAATCGTTAGTTATATATTTAAGAACCTTAAATCGTTAGTTATATATTTAAGAACCTAACCATTGTATCTTTCCCGGGGCTAAAGTACAAACATGTTTGCACTTGCGTAAAATATTTTATTGATTCACCATCAAAATGACAAACTAACTGGACCACAAATGAGAGAGTAGACTTATATAAAGGAAGATTGCATACTAAAAATTTAAGTTGGCAACGAACGGCCAaacctaaatttattttttaactaaTGATCATAGACTTTGCATGGACTGTAACAATTCCGGCATGCATGCAGCGTACTTAAATATATCAGCAGACCCCATTCAATGACGGCCGCCAATTCCACCGTCGAACCCACCACCACCGAATCCTCCACCGACGCCGCCACCCTTGCCGAAACCACTTCCCAAGCCACCTCCCAGTCCGCCTCCCTTGCCAAAACCGCCGCCGGCGCCGCCACCAAACCCAGCTCCTTTCTCTCTGCCGTCACCAAGCCCGCCACCCTTACCAATGCCACCGCCGAGCCCACCCCCTTTCCCAATGCCACCGCCAAGTCCCACGCCTCCACCAAGCCCGCCGCCGAGCCCTCCACCCTTTCCAATGCCAGTGCCAAGTCCACTTCCCTTTCCATAACCACCGCCAAGTCCCACGCCTCCACCGAGCCCGCCGCCGAGCCCTCCACCCTTTCCAATGCCGGCACCAAGTCCACTTCCCTTGCCAAAACCACCGCCAAGCCCTCCTCCACCAAGTCCAACACCGCCACCGAGGCCCTTGCCAAAGCTGCCACCTTTGATGGGCCACAAGAATTCCTCGCCGAGCTTCTTGTCGGCCAGTTGCCTACCGAAGGCAGAGGCGGCGACAGAGCTGAAGCAGAGCAGCATCGCAAGCGTGCTTCTGCTCCCCATTGTTAATACGTGCTGGTGCAGAAGACTATACGCTTGCAATTGTGTTGgaaaaaggaagaggaagagctCAAATATTTATAGGAAAGAAAGAAGGAACAATTAATGATTCCCAACTGTTCAAAAACAGCGCATCCATGGCGACGCAAGTTGCAAGTCATGGTCTTCTGCATCGCCTAACAATTTGCTTATCTTGCTTGAAGTTAGATTTCCTTTCACTTTTCTCTTcgcttttctatttgttttttctGCAAGATCAACCTTAGACATTCATACGGTCGACTCCATAATCATACttagaaagattaattaaaaaaaaaaattaatagagtGGCCATTATATGATTATATGAGAGAGTATTTTTATCGGTTTCACCGCGAATCAATCCTCTGGCTAATTATACAAATTTACCATATGAAAACTAACTCAACTATATCCTTGGAGCTTCACATGTCTCTTTGCGTTGGCAAAAAGACGACTGCACTCTTCCTTAACGTCCTCGTCAATCCATCTCAAAGATCTCAAGTTAACAGTACCTCATATGCTAGCCAATAGATCGTTCCGAGGATACTTCTTTAGTCCTACGACTATATGCAGATAGATAAATTAAatatggaacattgtgataaaaGATGATTTGCTCGCTTCCAACccatccctaggccaacacggaggaggtaaatcacggggacTACTAGCCCAGATAATGACTAGTGCATAGGGAGGGTAGGAAGTATTTGACCCCCAGACCTCATTATGACAACACCCCATGCACTAACCACTAGTCCATCCCAAGACGACAAATTAAATACCGAACATGCCCCATATGAAAGGGCATTTTCCACAACTTCATCTTGATACAACCCTTTTCTTATGCTATAAATCTGCTATATAGTTACCCCTTCAGCACAGTATGGAAACAGTTGACTGATGGATACTTTGAACAAGAGATTAATTACCACTCAATACTCTCGCGCTTTAACGACCTGAGCTATAAATTGAGTTTAGCTATGTTTAAGCTATTCGATTATCTTAATAAATTTATCTATTAAACATTTTACTTGGGACGCAGCATTTTAATCACTGAGCtcgataaaaaaaacttttatatttatagtttagttaaaattttaatatcaACTAGTACATTtttaatatcatataaataacaGAAAATTATATGATTTGAGTtactataaattttaatatatagattgttttttgataaattttatttatgaacaTTAATAATAGTTGGAGTTCGTGTTTAAACGTAATTAAATAACCATAAGAGAGCAAGTATAGTATATTATTATACTCAAGCTTGATCATCCGATTCATTTActttttattatgtttatttgAGATCGAAGATGGGAAAAAACAGAGTCAGTCACTTCTTTTGTCCATTTgagcaataaataaataaataaataaaacaagtaTTTTAAAACACTATTTTAAATGCGTTGAAGGCATTGAACAGCAATTAACAACATTGAATTCTATTCTTCTAAATGCAGCAAACAAGAGGTGGAAGATTTGGGCAAATGCTGCAGCCACAAAAAGAATACATCTGCTGCACAAGAGTAAAAGATGAACTCGTCATCTTAGTGGTCTCATATTTTTTGAAAAGGAGTGAAAAATCTAGGAAAGTAATTATCCAGGCAAATATCAACTATGTAAATCTACGGAAACACACTGCTTGGTCTGCATGCATACACATTCCATGGATGGTGGCGCTGAGCTGGTGCAGTGCCAAGGAATGAATGAAGCCACGGGAGTTGTTTCTAACTCGAATGGCTCAGTATGTGAGTGATCTTAGCAAGCCATTAGATGTCCTGACTACGGCATGTGCAATGCTCCAGCAGCAGCAGGGGCGGCAGTAGCTGGTGGTCTTTAAGGCTTTAGGCATTGGGCAtgcagcagaaccttccgtccaGTGCAGTTCATTTATTGCGAACTCCAGCGGGAGTTTGAAGCCGAGATTTGGATATGGTGCGAAAACAATTGCAAAATTAAGAACATTTAAAACCATTAAATAAGAGGGAGTAAATTAGTCCAGAAAGTGTTATTTCTAATTGATACGGTTTGTTGTGAGTTGCCCCAAAAGTAATGGGGTTGATAAAATGGGATTGGTAATCAAGATAATTGTTAGTTAAAGTTAAGGTAAGGTGGTAGTTAAATTTAAGATGTGTACAGTCAATCAGTCCTTGCATTGGTTAGATTTTTAGGGCTCAACTCTCTATTCTTCAAGGGCAAAGCTCCCAGTATATAGTCGGTCGACCCTAATACTGATTAGATTTATAGGGCCTAGCTCCTTACTTCTCCAATATAAGTTTCTCAGCATATATCCGATCGGCCCTAGTGCCGGTCGGACTTACGGGGTCCAGCTCTCCAACTTTCCAATGCAAAGTTCTCAGCATACATCCGATCGTCTCTAGTGTCAGTCAGACCTTCAGGGCTCAACTCCCCACTCTTCAAGGGTAAAACTCCCAACATACAGTTGGTCAGCCCCAACGTTGATTGGACTTATGGGGCTCATCTCCCCACTTCTCCAAAACAAAGTTTTCAGCATATATTCAATCGCCTCAAGCGTCGATTGGACCTACTGGGTCCAGCACCCCACTTCGCCAATACAAGGTTCTTAGCATATATTCGATTGGCCCAAGCGTTGGTTAGATCTACTGGCTAGCTCTCCACTTCGTTAATACAGGGTTCTCAACATGCGTCCGATCGGCTCTAGTACCGACCGGATTCTCTTAAGGAGACAATATTGTCAGAAAATTACCACAACCTGTTAGAAATAACAGCTACTCACTAGGAAATATTCTACTACTCTTACATACACATGCAATGGAACCTTTCTCTGAGGGTAGCCGTACATTCTCCATTACTCGACATATTCTGACACCAGATATTCTTTATCATCACATTATTACTGTGGTTATGAAAGGTGATATAAAAAGGGATCCTCTCTGTTGTCCAAGTACGCTCTCACGTGCACTCACACACACATCCACACTTATAgttctactgttcatcttcttctccatttggcTACTATTCTGACTTGAGCATCTAAGTGTCTTCTCTAGGGACCCCCTCCCTAGTTCTCACTCTAACGTTTCCATTTGCTTTATCTGTGATGTGCGCAGAAAGGACCGCTCAACGTCATCTTCTTCCAACTCAAAGTCTTCTCATGGTAAATAGCAGAGCCATCTATCTAGCGTGCCATCTCCCCTGATTTCAGACAGGAGTAAATTTGGAGTCATCTGTGGGAACTTCGCCTGAATCTGAAAGGTAGATATGAAAGAGACTGGATGATTCACTACAATTATTTTATCATAAGAAGACTGTAAGTACCCCATGacagttttgatgtggtcaacgaagttaagttaggtcctgttatatttgaTCTTTGTGTCCAAGTGTGTatgagcttagaaacacaagaagtcgagtggaagacgcagctagcgagaaagatgacacgaGAAAAAAAGCCAACGAGATCGGTTCATCTAAATGATGAGgtactacagaagagtacaccgacagatGAGAATGATGCACGCGGCGGTCCGAGTGATGAGAAGTCGGGTAAGAAGGccactcgaggagaaggttggagttgggttgggttgagctcaactccggttagccGAAGTATCACCCATGCGAAGAGATCAACTTATGGGAGCTGATATGCCTTAtggaaggtgccctccatggcttggaaggtgccttcaatgaatAGTGCTAAGACGCTTTCCAACCATAGAAGGTACCTTCCCTAGCCGTTAACCGATGATAATGTTTTATCctcggggggataaaatttatccgaTGGAAGAGGCctcctttgaaggtgccttcaagttgcGGATAACAAAAAAACCCCCGGGACATAGGAAATTaataacaactcttgtattcattttctagcacatttctgagcattcaacgagtgtaagagacttctccacctatACGAAGGAGActttttttttcagaattttctcttatcttagattaacaatcacctaggttgtaaccaagtaattctttagCCTCTTTTATGTATTAATTgttcaattattttaatttaattgtgctactaatctgagttgaaagatagagaaggtttagttttattttttacaggcaattcaccccccctcttgtcggtcgcataggtccaacaagtggtatcagagccagaatgCCTTAGAAGGaataaccgccaactgaagcactgaGACGATGGCCGGATCGAGCATCTACCCACTGTAGTTTGAGGGAAAATTCATGACATGGAAGAAacacatggaggtattctttaaaacaaactttgaattgcttttaataattaaatatgattttatagctcCCAAGGATCCACAAAGAGGTGAAAAAGAGGAATACtagtggaccaagaaggagcaagcaaacTTTGTAGCAAATGAATGAGTCAAATTCCATCCGCTGAGCGTGCTA is drawn from Zingiber officinale cultivar Zhangliang chromosome 1B, Zo_v1.1, whole genome shotgun sequence and contains these coding sequences:
- the LOC122027107 gene encoding glycine-rich protein 5-like; amino-acid sequence: MGSRSTLAMLLCFSSVAASAFGRQLADKKLGEEFLWPIKGGSFGKGLGGGVGLGGGGLGGGFGKGSGLGAGIGKGGGLGGGLGGGVGLGGGYGKGSGLGTGIGKGGGLGGGLGGGVGLGGGIGKGGGLGGGIGKGGGLGDGREKGAGFGGGAGGGFGKGGGLGGGLGSGFGKGGGVGGGFGGGGFDGGIGGRH